One part of the Luteibacter yeojuensis genome encodes these proteins:
- a CDS encoding glycoside hydrolase family 3 protein, with the protein MPPIARRSALALALALATGLAGSVQAAPPAERPWMDRSLSPDRRAELIVAAMTDDEKFRMIRADFGQVKEKGPNPPGALNGAGFIPAIPRLGLPVLNETDAGLGVTRDGNDGLGAISLPAGLATAASFDPAVAHAGGRMIGGEARGKGYGVLLAGGVNLTRDPRNGRNFEYAGEDPVLAGTIVGATVKGVQERKVVATVKHFVINDLESGRNTLSSDIDPVALRESDLLAFQLAIAKGDPGSVMSSYNRINGTYAGEHDWLLNQVLKQEWGFKGYVMSDWGGVHSGAKAALAGLDQESAGEFFDKEVYFDKPLRAAYASGEFPKARLDDMVKRIMRSLFAHGVIDEPLKKSKVPYEADRIVARDALEAGAVLLRNEGGLLPLSAKQSVAVIGGHADKGVFAGGGSSLVTDVAGDPVPGLEPQKWPGPMKYHASAPLGFMQKLGGKVSFDPGTDPAAAAKAAAGADVAVVFVTKWAAESFDAPDLALPDGQDALVEAVAKANPKTVVILETNGPVKMPWLAHVGAAMEAWYPGSGGGDAIARLLYGVAAPSGRLPLSWPKDESQLPRATIQGAGLYAKAKPADNVDYDIEGADVGYRWFEKTKREPLFPFGYGLTYTNFAYSDFAVDKDAKGRPVAHVTVKNTGKAAGADVPQIYVTAPGAATRRLAGWSKVALKPGASRRVDIPLEPLALARYDDKAGGWHVAAGSYAIKLARSASDVVEETNVTLGESFPVVKAP; encoded by the coding sequence ATGCCCCCTATCGCCCGTCGCAGCGCCCTCGCCCTCGCCCTCGCCCTCGCCACCGGGCTTGCCGGCTCCGTCCAGGCGGCGCCACCCGCCGAACGTCCCTGGATGGACCGCTCGCTCTCGCCGGATCGCCGCGCCGAACTGATCGTCGCGGCGATGACCGACGACGAGAAATTCCGGATGATCCGCGCCGATTTCGGCCAGGTGAAGGAGAAGGGCCCGAATCCGCCGGGCGCGCTGAACGGCGCCGGCTTCATCCCGGCGATACCGCGCCTCGGCCTGCCCGTGCTCAACGAGACCGACGCCGGGCTCGGCGTGACCCGCGACGGTAACGACGGGCTGGGCGCCATCTCGCTGCCGGCCGGCCTTGCCACGGCGGCCAGCTTCGATCCGGCCGTGGCCCACGCCGGCGGACGCATGATCGGCGGCGAGGCTCGCGGCAAGGGATATGGCGTGCTCCTCGCCGGCGGCGTCAACCTCACCCGCGATCCGCGCAACGGCCGCAATTTCGAATATGCCGGCGAAGACCCGGTGCTCGCCGGCACGATCGTCGGCGCGACCGTCAAGGGCGTGCAGGAACGCAAGGTGGTCGCCACGGTGAAGCACTTCGTCATCAACGACCTCGAATCGGGCCGCAACACGCTCAGTTCGGATATCGATCCCGTCGCGCTGCGCGAGTCCGACCTGCTGGCGTTCCAGCTCGCGATCGCCAAGGGCGACCCCGGCTCCGTCATGTCGTCGTACAACCGGATCAACGGCACGTATGCGGGTGAGCACGACTGGCTGCTCAACCAGGTCCTGAAGCAGGAATGGGGTTTCAAGGGTTACGTCATGTCCGACTGGGGCGGCGTGCACAGCGGCGCCAAGGCGGCACTCGCCGGCCTCGACCAGGAGTCCGCCGGTGAGTTCTTCGACAAGGAGGTGTACTTCGACAAGCCGCTGCGCGCCGCCTATGCGTCCGGCGAGTTCCCGAAGGCGCGGCTCGACGACATGGTGAAGCGCATCATGCGCAGCCTGTTCGCGCACGGCGTGATCGACGAACCGTTGAAGAAGAGCAAGGTGCCGTACGAGGCCGATCGCATCGTGGCGCGCGATGCGCTCGAGGCGGGCGCGGTGCTCCTGCGCAACGAAGGCGGGCTGTTGCCGTTGTCGGCGAAGCAGTCGGTCGCGGTCATCGGCGGGCATGCCGACAAGGGCGTATTCGCCGGCGGCGGTTCCTCGCTGGTGACGGACGTGGCGGGGGATCCGGTGCCGGGCCTCGAGCCGCAGAAGTGGCCCGGCCCGATGAAGTACCACGCGTCGGCACCCCTCGGCTTCATGCAGAAGCTCGGCGGCAAGGTGAGCTTCGATCCGGGTACCGATCCCGCGGCGGCGGCGAAGGCCGCGGCCGGCGCGGACGTGGCGGTGGTCTTCGTGACCAAGTGGGCGGCGGAGTCGTTCGATGCGCCCGACCTCGCCCTGCCCGACGGCCAGGACGCGCTTGTCGAAGCCGTAGCCAAAGCGAATCCGAAGACGGTGGTGATCCTCGAAACCAACGGGCCGGTGAAGATGCCGTGGCTGGCACATGTCGGCGCGGCGATGGAGGCCTGGTATCCGGGGTCGGGTGGCGGTGACGCCATCGCGCGACTGCTGTATGGCGTCGCGGCTCCCTCGGGCCGCCTGCCGCTGAGCTGGCCGAAGGACGAATCGCAGCTGCCGCGCGCGACCATCCAGGGCGCGGGGCTGTATGCGAAGGCGAAGCCGGCCGACAACGTCGACTACGACATCGAAGGCGCCGACGTCGGCTACCGCTGGTTCGAAAAGACGAAGCGCGAACCGCTGTTCCCGTTCGGCTACGGCCTCACGTATACGAACTTCGCCTATAGCGACTTCGCGGTGGACAAGGACGCGAAGGGCCGTCCCGTCGCCCACGTCACCGTGAAGAACACCGGCAAGGCCGCCGGCGCCGACGTGCCGCAGATCTACGTCACGGCTCCCGGCGCCGCCACGCGTCGCCTGGCCGGCTGGTCGAAGGTCGCACTGAAGCCCGGCGCAAGCCGCCGGGTCGACATCCCGCTGGAGCCGCTCGCCCTCGCGCGCTACGACGATAAAGCCGGAGGCTGGCATGTCGCGGCGGGGAGCTACGCGATAAAGCTCGCACGCTCCGCGTCCGACGTGGTCGAGGAGACGAACGTGACCCTTGGCGAAAGCTTCCCGGTAGTGAAGGCCCCGTAA
- a CDS encoding DEAD/DEAH box helicase → MPLAAFHPAVAAWFASAFSAPTEAQVAAWPAIRSGRHTLVAAPTGSGKTLTAFLSAIDALVREGVERGGLPDRTTILYVSPLKALSNDIRINLEAPLAGIRAQLREQGLPDLEIRTAVRTGDTPSSERERMKRRPPHILVTTPESLYVLLGSESGRAILRDIREVIVDEIHAVAASKRGSHLALSLERLEAIAQRRITRIGLSATQKPIEKVAAFLTGGEREDCAIVDIGHARRRDLALEVLPVPLEAVMSNDMWELVYNRLANLVEEHRTTLVFVNTRRMAERAARHLSERLGKDAVTAHHGSLSREQRLDAEQRLKRGELRALVATASLELGIDIGDVDLVCQIASPRSIAAFLQRAGRAGHAVGGTPKARLFPTSRDDLVECAALLDCVRRGELDTLVVPEAPLDVLAQQIVAEVACQEWDEDALYDLMRRAYPYRRLTRETFDESVRMLADGFTTRVGPRGSYIHRDAVNRRLRERRGARLTAVTSGGTIPDTGDYNVLLEPQATLIGTVNEDFAIESLAGDVFQLGNRSYRILRVEMGGLRVEDAQGAPPNLPFWLGEAPGRTNELSLGVSRLRTEVAAALSAGGREAALAHLTGELGLAKAAAEQIVDYLFRAHAALGALPTRETLVMERFFDESGGTQLIIHTPFGSRINRAWGLALRKRFCRKFNFELQAAATEDAIVLSLSTSHSFPLEEVARYLHSHSAEHVLIQALLDAPLFGVRWRWNATTALALPRFNGGKKVPPPLQRMKSEDLLATVFPDQVACAENLVGEREVPDHPLVRQTLDDCLHEALDCEGLLDVLRGLESGTIAMVARDLATPSPLAAEVLSAAPYTFLDDAPLEERRTHAVQSRRWNEAESADDLGRLDAEAIDAVRGEAWPEARSADEMHEALLQLGAVTPGEVRDNPGWATLLETLSRDARATLLGSDSAAPVWVAAERLPAWRAIRPGLSMAPAIAAPAEFEAQAWTVESALVDIVRGRLGGLGPVPAAAIATALGVSGADVGLALTALETEGYVMRGPFSPGVTETEWCERHLLARIHRYTIGRLRREIEPVTRRDFYRFLLDWQHVTHATQVSGPDALAGVIAQLEGYEAAAGAWESELLPARVNDYGIGWLDDLCRAGRVVWSRLRLGSGSGGPVRATPIVLLPRRQLPIWSAAAPVAAGEVSLSSRAEAVADVLRDEGASFFDELASATRLLRTELEDALGELVAAGRVTADSFAGLRALLLPASKRNGSRHRRTRRHMLSGIEDAGRWSLARRPSEQRNDADGLEHIARTLLRRYGVVSWRILEREAAWLPPWRDLRRVYHRLEARGEIRGGRFVDGLVGEQFALPEALPALRQIRHRAHDGEIVCIAGTDPLNLVGTVMSGAKVPSTLGNRIAIRDGVPLAAMVAGKFVTLVPLEGDDEREARSALQRKADMRASATL, encoded by the coding sequence ATGCCGCTCGCCGCCTTCCATCCCGCCGTCGCCGCCTGGTTCGCCAGCGCGTTTTCCGCGCCCACCGAGGCGCAGGTGGCCGCATGGCCGGCCATCCGGTCGGGGCGGCATACGCTCGTCGCCGCGCCGACCGGCTCGGGCAAGACCCTCACGGCGTTCCTGTCGGCCATCGACGCGCTCGTGCGCGAGGGCGTCGAGCGGGGCGGCCTGCCCGATCGCACCACGATCCTCTACGTATCGCCGCTCAAGGCGCTGTCGAACGACATCCGGATCAACCTGGAGGCGCCGCTGGCGGGCATCCGCGCGCAACTGCGCGAGCAGGGCCTGCCGGACCTCGAGATCCGCACCGCGGTGCGCACCGGCGACACGCCGTCGTCCGAGCGCGAAAGGATGAAACGCCGGCCGCCGCACATCCTCGTCACCACGCCCGAATCGTTGTACGTGCTGCTCGGTTCGGAATCCGGGCGCGCGATCCTGCGCGACATCCGCGAGGTGATCGTCGACGAGATCCACGCGGTGGCCGCCAGCAAGCGCGGCAGCCACCTCGCGCTGTCGCTGGAGCGCCTGGAGGCCATCGCGCAGCGGCGGATCACGCGCATCGGCCTGTCCGCCACGCAGAAACCCATCGAGAAGGTGGCCGCCTTCCTGACCGGCGGCGAACGCGAGGATTGCGCGATCGTCGACATCGGCCATGCGCGCCGTCGCGACCTCGCACTCGAGGTGCTGCCGGTGCCGCTCGAGGCGGTCATGTCGAACGACATGTGGGAGCTGGTCTACAACCGGCTCGCCAACCTGGTGGAGGAACATCGGACCACGCTGGTCTTCGTGAACACGCGGCGCATGGCGGAGCGCGCCGCGCGACACCTGTCCGAGCGGCTCGGCAAGGACGCGGTCACCGCGCACCATGGCAGCCTCTCGCGCGAACAGCGCCTGGACGCGGAGCAGCGCCTGAAACGCGGCGAACTGCGCGCGCTGGTCGCCACGGCGTCGCTGGAACTGGGCATCGACATCGGCGACGTGGACCTCGTCTGCCAGATCGCCTCGCCGCGTTCGATCGCGGCCTTCCTGCAACGCGCGGGACGCGCGGGCCACGCCGTGGGCGGCACACCGAAGGCGCGCCTGTTCCCCACCTCGCGCGACGATCTCGTCGAATGCGCCGCCCTGCTCGACTGCGTGAGGCGCGGCGAGCTGGACACGCTCGTCGTCCCCGAGGCACCGCTCGATGTCCTGGCCCAGCAGATCGTCGCCGAAGTGGCGTGCCAGGAATGGGACGAGGACGCGCTCTACGATCTCATGCGCCGCGCATACCCTTACCGTCGACTGACGCGCGAGACCTTCGACGAGAGCGTACGCATGCTGGCCGACGGTTTCACCACGCGCGTGGGCCCGCGCGGTTCATACATCCACCGCGACGCCGTGAACCGCCGCCTGCGCGAGCGGCGCGGCGCGCGCCTCACGGCCGTGACTTCGGGCGGCACCATTCCCGACACCGGCGACTACAACGTGCTGCTCGAACCGCAGGCGACCCTCATCGGCACGGTCAACGAGGATTTCGCCATCGAAAGTCTCGCGGGCGACGTCTTCCAGCTCGGCAACCGCTCCTATCGCATCCTGCGCGTGGAGATGGGCGGCCTGCGCGTGGAGGACGCCCAGGGCGCGCCGCCGAACCTTCCGTTCTGGCTGGGCGAGGCGCCGGGACGGACGAACGAGTTGTCGCTCGGCGTGTCGCGCCTGCGTACCGAGGTCGCGGCGGCCCTCTCCGCCGGCGGTCGCGAGGCGGCGCTCGCGCACCTCACGGGCGAGCTGGGGCTGGCGAAGGCCGCGGCCGAGCAGATCGTCGACTACCTCTTCCGCGCCCATGCCGCGCTCGGCGCGTTGCCCACGCGCGAGACGCTGGTGATGGAGCGCTTCTTCGACGAATCCGGCGGCACCCAGCTCATCATCCACACACCGTTCGGCAGCCGGATCAACCGCGCCTGGGGCCTGGCCTTGCGCAAGCGCTTCTGCCGCAAGTTCAACTTCGAACTGCAAGCCGCGGCCACGGAGGACGCGATCGTGCTGTCGCTGTCCACCAGCCACAGCTTCCCGCTGGAGGAGGTCGCGCGTTACCTGCATTCCCATTCGGCCGAACACGTCTTGATCCAGGCCTTGCTCGATGCGCCCCTGTTCGGCGTGCGCTGGCGCTGGAACGCCACCACCGCGCTGGCCCTGCCCCGCTTCAACGGCGGCAAGAAGGTGCCGCCGCCGCTCCAGCGCATGAAGAGCGAGGACCTCCTCGCCACCGTGTTCCCGGATCAGGTGGCATGCGCGGAGAACCTCGTGGGCGAGCGCGAGGTGCCCGATCACCCGCTGGTACGGCAGACCCTCGACGACTGCCTGCACGAGGCGCTGGACTGCGAAGGCCTGCTGGATGTGCTGCGCGGCCTGGAATCCGGGACCATCGCGATGGTCGCGCGCGATCTCGCCACCCCCTCGCCGCTGGCGGCCGAGGTGTTGAGCGCCGCGCCCTACACCTTCCTCGACGACGCCCCGCTCGAGGAACGTCGCACGCACGCCGTGCAGTCGCGTCGCTGGAACGAGGCGGAAAGTGCCGACGACCTCGGCCGCCTCGATGCGGAAGCGATCGACGCGGTGCGGGGCGAGGCATGGCCGGAGGCGCGCAGCGCCGACGAGATGCACGAGGCCCTGCTCCAGCTCGGCGCGGTCACACCCGGCGAGGTGCGCGACAACCCGGGCTGGGCGACGCTGCTCGAGACGTTGTCCAGGGACGCGCGCGCGACCCTGCTGGGGAGCGATTCGGCGGCGCCTGTCTGGGTGGCCGCCGAGCGCCTGCCGGCATGGCGCGCGATCCGTCCCGGGCTTTCGATGGCTCCGGCGATCGCGGCTCCGGCGGAGTTCGAGGCGCAGGCATGGACGGTCGAATCGGCCCTGGTGGACATCGTCCGCGGCCGGCTCGGCGGTCTTGGCCCGGTACCCGCGGCGGCGATCGCGACGGCGCTGGGCGTGTCCGGGGCCGATGTCGGCCTGGCGTTGACCGCGCTCGAGACCGAGGGCTACGTCATGCGCGGTCCGTTCTCGCCGGGCGTGACGGAAACCGAATGGTGCGAACGGCACCTCCTGGCGCGCATCCACCGCTACACCATCGGCCGCTTGCGCCGCGAGATCGAGCCGGTGACGCGCCGCGACTTCTACCGCTTCCTGCTCGACTGGCAGCACGTGACGCACGCCACCCAGGTATCGGGTCCGGACGCACTGGCCGGCGTGATCGCCCAACTGGAAGGCTACGAGGCGGCAGCCGGTGCGTGGGAGTCGGAACTGCTCCCGGCACGTGTCAACGATTACGGGATCGGCTGGCTCGACGATCTCTGCCGCGCCGGACGCGTCGTGTGGAGTCGCCTGCGCCTGGGTTCCGGCAGCGGCGGCCCTGTCCGCGCGACGCCCATCGTGCTGCTGCCGCGTCGTCAGCTGCCCATATGGTCGGCGGCGGCACCGGTCGCGGCCGGGGAGGTATCGCTGTCCTCGCGTGCCGAGGCGGTCGCGGACGTACTGCGCGACGAAGGCGCCTCGTTCTTCGACGAACTGGCGTCCGCCACGCGCCTGCTGCGCACGGAACTCGAGGACGCCCTCGGCGAACTCGTGGCCGCCGGCCGGGTGACCGCGGACAGCTTCGCCGGATTGCGCGCGCTGCTCTTGCCTGCATCGAAGCGCAACGGCAGCCGTCACCGCCGCACACGGCGCCACATGCTGAGCGGTATCGAGGATGCGGGCCGCTGGTCGCTGGCACGGCGTCCGAGCGAACAGCGCAACGACGCGGACGGCCTGGAGCACATCGCGCGCACGCTGCTGCGTCGGTACGGCGTGGTGAGCTGGCGGATCCTGGAGCGCGAGGCTGCCTGGTTGCCGCCCTGGCGCGACCTGCGCCGCGTCTACCACCGGCTCGAGGCGCGCGGCGAGATCCGCGGCGGCCGCTTCGTGGACGGGCTCGTCGGCGAACAATTCGCGCTGCCGGAGGCGTTGCCCGCGCTGCGGCAGATCCGTCATCGCGCGCACGATGGCGAGATCGTCTGCATCGCCGGCACCGATCCGCTGAACCTGGTCGGCACCGTCATGTCCGGCGCGAAGGTGCCCTCCACCCTCGGTAACCGCATCGCGATCCGCGACGGCGTGCCGCTGGCGGCAATGGTCGCCGGCAAGTTCGTGACGCTGGTGCCGCTGGAAGGCGACGACGAGCGCGAGGCGCGCTCGGCCTTGCAACGCAAGGCGGATATGCGGGCCTCCGCAACGCTGTAG
- the mprF gene encoding bifunctional lysylphosphatidylglycerol flippase/synthetase MprF, whose amino-acid sequence MLSVVLLCLALWALHAMASEVTYRQIAGYVHSLPNTDIVVAVLLTAGGFAVMTLYDWFGLTSIGKRLPAPRVGFISFISYAFSNALGMSLLVSGSIRYRFYVQAGLTTGEVARVVLYTTLSFWLGLAALTGVTLLLVPIPPEVPFSGLRLPLAIVLALVPLAWFGIAVAVRHPVRLWRWSINTPTPAAAARQIVVGALDWGLAAGVLYVLMPEAIAGGFGHFLAIFVLAQMAGLISHVPGGLGVFEAVMLAGFGATGNHGLEAPILGSLAAFRLVYYLLPLGVATLLVIGREVRALRHAALITPWFSSLLPPFFAGLTLVCGAVLLFSGATLAIPGRMEILRGFVPLPLVEVSHFLSSVVGMLLLILSRGLQRRLDAAYVLTLVLLILGAVFSLLKGIDYEEATLLALLALALAPAHRHFYRRASLFRATFSPGWVLAIASVLACATWLVFFSFKHVEYSNNLWWEFSFRHGGAPRALRALVGATAVVMLFALANLIRPARPRRALPGEAELARAMPLVKGFDSAQAHLALVGDKMLMFAPGDRAFIMYDVEGRSWVAMGDPVGTDEDARREMVWAFREGCERAGGWPLFYQVRPRDLDLYLEVGMTLLKVGEEARVRLADFNLDGKSKKTLRGTVNKLSREGLRMEIVPVEDVPALLPRLKVISDAWMRDKKVREKRFSLGLFDERYLSRTPMAVVWQGDEPVAFANVFVTATKEEASVDLMRHVPEGPSGIMDFLFIELMVWAKAEGYRWFNLGMAPLSGLRNRRAAPLWSRFGAIVFGRGERFYNFRGLHRYKDKFDPEWEPRYIAVPGGIALPLALANVASLISGGIGGVMRR is encoded by the coding sequence GTGCTGTCCGTCGTCCTCCTTTGCCTGGCCTTATGGGCGCTGCATGCCATGGCCAGCGAGGTCACCTACCGGCAGATCGCCGGTTATGTGCACTCCTTGCCGAATACCGACATCGTCGTGGCCGTGCTGCTGACCGCCGGGGGCTTTGCGGTCATGACGCTCTACGACTGGTTCGGCCTGACCAGCATCGGGAAGCGCCTGCCCGCGCCCCGGGTGGGTTTCATCTCCTTCATCAGTTACGCGTTCTCGAACGCGCTGGGCATGTCGCTGCTGGTCTCCGGCTCGATCCGCTATCGCTTCTACGTCCAGGCGGGGCTGACCACGGGCGAGGTGGCGCGCGTGGTCCTGTACACCACGCTGAGTTTCTGGCTCGGGCTTGCCGCGCTTACCGGCGTCACCTTGCTCCTGGTGCCGATCCCGCCCGAGGTGCCTTTCTCCGGGCTGCGCCTTCCGCTGGCGATCGTCCTCGCACTGGTGCCGCTGGCCTGGTTCGGCATCGCGGTGGCGGTGCGCCATCCGGTGCGGCTCTGGCGCTGGTCGATCAACACGCCCACACCCGCCGCCGCGGCACGCCAGATCGTCGTCGGCGCGCTCGACTGGGGCCTGGCCGCCGGCGTGCTCTACGTGCTGATGCCGGAGGCGATCGCGGGCGGCTTCGGGCACTTCCTTGCGATCTTCGTGCTGGCGCAGATGGCCGGCCTGATCAGCCACGTACCCGGCGGACTGGGTGTGTTCGAGGCGGTGATGCTGGCCGGCTTCGGCGCCACCGGCAACCACGGCCTCGAGGCACCCATACTCGGTTCGCTCGCCGCCTTCCGCCTTGTCTATTACCTGCTGCCGCTGGGCGTGGCCACGCTCCTGGTGATCGGGCGCGAGGTGCGTGCCCTGCGTCACGCCGCACTGATCACCCCGTGGTTCAGCAGCCTGCTTCCGCCGTTCTTCGCCGGGCTCACGCTCGTCTGCGGCGCCGTACTGCTGTTCTCCGGCGCCACGCTCGCCATTCCCGGCCGCATGGAGATCCTTCGCGGCTTCGTGCCGTTACCGCTGGTGGAGGTATCGCACTTCCTGTCCAGCGTGGTGGGCATGCTCTTGCTGATCCTCTCGCGCGGCCTGCAACGGCGGCTGGATGCGGCCTATGTGCTGACGCTGGTGCTGCTGATCCTCGGTGCGGTCTTCTCGCTGCTCAAGGGCATCGACTACGAGGAAGCGACACTCCTCGCCCTGCTGGCCCTCGCCCTGGCCCCGGCGCACCGGCACTTCTACCGCCGGGCCTCGCTGTTCCGCGCCACATTCTCGCCGGGCTGGGTGCTGGCGATCGCCTCCGTGCTGGCCTGCGCCACCTGGCTGGTGTTCTTCAGCTTCAAGCACGTCGAATACAGCAACAACCTCTGGTGGGAATTCAGCTTCCGTCACGGCGGGGCACCGCGTGCGCTGCGCGCGCTGGTCGGCGCTACCGCCGTCGTGATGCTGTTCGCGCTGGCGAACCTCATCCGTCCTGCGCGGCCGCGCCGCGCGCTCCCCGGCGAAGCCGAACTGGCCCGCGCCATGCCCCTGGTGAAGGGGTTCGATTCGGCCCAGGCGCACCTCGCGCTCGTCGGCGACAAGATGCTGATGTTCGCGCCGGGCGACCGCGCCTTCATCATGTACGACGTGGAAGGGCGCAGCTGGGTCGCCATGGGCGATCCCGTGGGCACCGACGAGGATGCCCGGCGCGAGATGGTCTGGGCGTTCCGCGAGGGCTGCGAGCGTGCGGGCGGCTGGCCGCTGTTCTACCAGGTGCGGCCGCGCGACCTCGACCTCTATCTCGAAGTCGGCATGACGCTGCTCAAGGTGGGCGAGGAGGCGCGCGTACGCCTGGCCGATTTCAACCTCGACGGCAAGTCGAAGAAGACCTTGCGGGGCACGGTCAACAAGCTGTCGCGCGAAGGCCTGCGCATGGAAATCGTTCCCGTCGAGGACGTCCCGGCGCTGCTGCCGAGACTGAAGGTCATTTCCGACGCGTGGATGCGCGACAAGAAAGTACGCGAAAAACGCTTCTCGCTCGGCCTGTTCGACGAGCGCTATCTCTCGCGCACGCCCATGGCGGTGGTCTGGCAGGGCGACGAGCCCGTGGCCTTCGCCAACGTTTTCGTTACCGCGACGAAGGAGGAAGCCTCCGTCGATCTCATGCGTCACGTTCCCGAGGGCCCTTCCGGCATCATGGATTTCCTGTTCATCGAACTGATGGTCTGGGCGAAAGCCGAGGGCTATCGCTGGTTCAACCTCGGCATGGCCCCCCTTTCGGGCCTGCGGAACCGCCGCGCGGCACCCCTGTGGAGCCGCTTCGGCGCCATCGTGTTCGGCCGCGGCGAACGCTTCTACAACTTCCGCGGCCTGCACCGCTACAAGGACAAGTTCGATCCCGAGTGGGAACCGCGGTACATCGCGGTGCCCGGCGGCATCGCCCTTCCGCTCGCGCTGGCCAATGTCGCCAGCCTGATCTCCGGCGGCATCGGCGGGGTGATGCGTCGATGA
- a CDS encoding virulence factor family protein, which translates to MRYTLWSVLALVLLGILAWHPWTHASMEKSTIELPALKEAPAAEEDLLVVIYSGDGGWWDLDQRLGAVFTERGIPVAGVSTFKYFWRYRSPEESAHDLDGLLDRYTRQWNKTRVLLIGYSFGADVLPTIVGRLRPSNRARLSQLVLLSASRDVNFEIELEGYMQQGWWTTHTHNFLQWLNPVVHTDAMPPIAALSGRPPMACYYGAEDADESGCTDPKLPSFVEVYRKPGSHHFDENYETLATELIQRMPGKPPETSTRP; encoded by the coding sequence GTGCGGTACACCCTGTGGTCCGTCCTGGCGCTTGTGCTGCTGGGTATCCTCGCATGGCATCCATGGACCCATGCGTCCATGGAGAAATCCACCATCGAGCTTCCGGCCCTGAAGGAGGCCCCGGCGGCCGAGGAAGACCTGCTGGTGGTGATCTACTCCGGCGACGGCGGCTGGTGGGACCTCGACCAGCGCCTCGGTGCCGTGTTCACGGAACGCGGGATCCCCGTCGCGGGTGTCAGCACGTTCAAGTATTTCTGGCGCTATCGCTCGCCGGAGGAATCCGCGCACGACCTGGACGGCCTTCTGGACCGCTATACGCGCCAGTGGAACAAGACCCGCGTGCTGCTGATCGGTTACTCGTTCGGCGCCGACGTGCTGCCCACCATCGTTGGCAGGCTGAGGCCTTCCAACCGTGCGCGCCTGAGCCAGCTCGTGCTGCTTTCCGCCAGCCGCGACGTGAACTTCGAGATCGAGCTCGAGGGCTACATGCAGCAGGGCTGGTGGACCACCCACACGCACAATTTCCTGCAATGGCTGAATCCCGTGGTGCATACGGATGCCATGCCACCGATAGCCGCGTTGAGCGGCAGGCCGCCGATGGCCTGCTATTACGGCGCGGAAGACGCGGACGAGAGCGGCTGCACCGACCCGAAGCTGCCCTCGTTCGTTGAGGTTTATCGCAAACCCGGCTCGCACCACTTCGACGAAAACTACGAAACGCTGGCGACGGAACTCATCCAGCGCATGCCCGGAAAGCCGCCGGAGACGTCCACGCGGCCTTAA